Part of the Acidobacteriota bacterium genome, GCGGAGTGCTGCGCGCAGGCGGCGAGCGGTCCGGGATACGCCGGGAACAGCAGATGGTCGGCGAAGACGGCGTTGTCGAGGAAGAGGTGCGTCTGCTTGAGTCCGTTGTCGGTCTCGACCGCCGAGGTGTAGATCTGCGGGATGCGGGTATAGAAGATGCCGTAACCGCCGCGGATCACCAGCGGATCCTTTTCTCCGATGGAGTAAGCGAAGGCTACGCGCGGCGCGAAGTTGTTGCGCTTTACCGGGATCTCGCCCGAACCCGGCCAGAGCGGGTTGGGCTCGAGCGCCTTTCCGCCGTAGGTCTGCAAGTCCCAGCGCACGCCGAGGGTGAGCGCCAGGTGCGCGTTCACGCGGATGGTGTCTTGCACGAAGAGCGAGAACTCGTTGGTATCCGGGTGCGAGACCTGGGTGCCGAAATCCTGGATGTAGTAGCGCGGAACCTCATGCGCGAACGCCCGCAGCGGCGTGAGCCGCAGGCCGAAGACCGAAGGGACGAAGGTGAACGGGTTTACCCGGATATCGTCGAAGATGTACTCGCCACCGGTGAGCAACGGGAAATAATTCTCGATGCGGGTGAAGAGCATGTCGCCGCCGAACTTCCAGGTGTGGCGGGGGCCATCGAGGGAGATGGTCTCGGCGAACTGCAGCTTGTGCTCGCGCGTGCGGCGCGGCAGGATGTTCGAACGTCCGAAGCCTTCGATGACGTCGGCGATGCGGGTAAGCACGTCGTCGGTGTTGGCGGAGGAGCTCTGCAGGTCGCGCGAGAACTGCACCCGCAGATGGCTGACGAAGCGCCCGCTCAGCGCGCTGGTGAGCGCCAGCGAAGCGCTCTCGGTCGCGACATTCTCTTCACCGTTCTGCGAGATGCCGTTGTTGGTGAGCGGGCTGGTGGGATCGAGGAACACGTTGTTGGCGCCGTAGTAACGCGAGAGGTTGATGCGTCCGCTCAGCGATTGCCGCGGCGAGAGCGTGTAATCGAATTTGGCGAAGGCGGCGTTGCCCATCAGCGCCGCGCGGAAGTCACCGGCAAGATTGGAAGAGAGTTCCGAAGCGGTGGCCATCACCAGTTCCTGATCGGTCTTTTCGTAGTCCCGGGGGCCAGGGACGAGCACGCGCGAGCCATCGTTGAAGCGCACCGAGACGGGCGAGCGGAAGATGTGCTGGTCGGCGCCGAGGAAGAAATAGGCGCGGTTCTTCGCCAGCCGGCCGCCGAGCGTGAATGCGAACTGGTGCTGATGGTCGGGCGGCTTCTCGCTAACAAAGGGATTGCGCGCCGCGAACTGGTTGGAGCGCATGTAGTAGATCAGGCTGCCGTGCAGCTGGTTCGTCCCCGACTTGGTGACTACGTTGATCACCGCACCGCTCGAGCGCCCGAACTCCACTCCATACGTATTCGACGACACGCGGAACTCCTGCACCACCTCGGAGGAGAACTGGTAGGGCGCGCGATACCGTCCGCGGGCCTGCCCGAAGAAGGCGTTGTTGTTGTCCACGCCATCGACCAGGAAGGTGGAGTGGTAGCCGCGCACGCCGCCGAAAGAGAGGTCGCCGCTCGAGGAAGAGGTCAGGCCGCGCGGGTCTTCCGTCACGCCGGGAGCGTGGAGCGCGAGGTCTTGCCAGCGGCGTCCGTTCAATGGGGCTTCCGCGATCTCACGCTGGCCGATCACGGTGCTCAGGCCGCTGGGCTGCGTATCCACTGCGGAAGTCTCGCCCGAGACAGTCACCGTCTCGTTCGCCCCGCCCACGCGCAAGATGAAACCCAATACCACCGTCGCGCCGATCTCGGCATGCACTCCGCTGCGCAGCTCGGGCGACATCTGCGGCGCCTCGGCGCGCACTGAATAATCGCCTGGCGGCAGGAAGCTGAGGGCGAAGGCGCCGCTAGAGTCCGCCTTCACCGAGCGCGAGAAACCGGTCGCCACCAGTTGCGCGGTGACCGTGGCGCCGGCGATGCGGGCGCCGGTCGCGTCTGCTACGGTGCCGCGGATGGCGGCGGTGGAGGAATCTTGCGCCGCGGCCGTCAGGACAAGCGCGAGCGCGAATAGAAGCGACGCTAGAAGTCGGCGCATCGTGGCGCGATACTACGCCGCGCGGTTTTCCGTGTGTGTCTCATATTGCACACTTAGGCGACTTTTGGCCGGTCTCGCCGGCTTTGTCCTTCCCGGCAACGCGTGTTAGTTTTCATGGTTTGGTAGCAGCAGTTTCCGGCGCGCGTTGGCGAAGCAGGTTTACTAGAAAATGATCCGTTCCTACCAGGGAATGAACCCGAAAGTCCCCGCAAGCTGCTACGTGGACGACTCCGCCCAGGTCATCGGCGACGTCATCCTCGGCGAGCATGCCTCGGTCTGGATGAACGCCGTCGTCCGCGGCGACGTTTTCGCCATCCGCATCGGCGCGCACTCCAACGTGCAAGACTGCTCCGTGCTCCACGGCATGCGCCACAAGTACGGCGTGATCCTGGGCGAATACGTCACCGTCGGACACTCGGTCACGCTGCAC contains:
- a CDS encoding TonB-dependent receptor, which produces MRRLLASLLFALALVLTAAAQDSSTAAIRGTVADATGARIAGATVTAQLVATGFSRSVKADSSGAFALSFLPPGDYSVRAEAPQMSPELRSGVHAEIGATVVLGFILRVGGANETVTVSGETSAVDTQPSGLSTVIGQREIAEAPLNGRRWQDLALHAPGVTEDPRGLTSSSSGDLSFGGVRGYHSTFLVDGVDNNNAFFGQARGRYRAPYQFSSEVVQEFRVSSNTYGVEFGRSSGAVINVVTKSGTNQLHGSLIYYMRSNQFAARNPFVSEKPPDHQHQFAFTLGGRLAKNRAYFFLGADQHIFRSPVSVRFNDGSRVLVPGPRDYEKTDQELVMATASELSSNLAGDFRAALMGNAAFAKFDYTLSPRQSLSGRINLSRYYGANNVFLDPTSPLTNNGISQNGEENVATESASLALTSALSGRFVSHLRVQFSRDLQSSSANTDDVLTRIADVIEGFGRSNILPRRTREHKLQFAETISLDGPRHTWKFGGDMLFTRIENYFPLLTGGEYIFDDIRVNPFTFVPSVFGLRLTPLRAFAHEVPRYYIQDFGTQVSHPDTNEFSLFVQDTIRVNAHLALTLGVRWDLQTYGGKALEPNPLWPGSGEIPVKRNNFAPRVAFAYSIGEKDPLVIRGGYGIFYTRIPQIYTSAVETDNGLKQTHLFLDNAVFADHLLFPAYPGPLAACAQHSAQCDAPASVAGKLESDISTFARNFQTPYVQQASLTVERDVFDQFALGVSYLYVHGTHLIRTRDVNLPTPQQLSYPVFDENGDFTGDYFNVDSFATWQQTQSLSCPFPPCINDVQRPIPQIGSIDQFESAVSSVYHGLTVSARRRMKNGIFFRVAYTWAKAMDDGQDSPIVSPSSVQNAAQPNTERSVSSTDQRHRFAVSWVWTPQPFHREQAALKKMFNDWTIAGTVTVGSGRPVNARIVGDANRDTNSSNDRLPGAGRNSFYGPDYASTDLRITRRVFVRDRITVDFLAESFNVLNHPNKRVDISSDAFQNAAGKFVQGRTVVPGATPYPARYETTRGFLEPTNAYSPRQVQFGLKFKF